A genomic window from Paenibacillus sp. FSL K6-0276 includes:
- a CDS encoding LysR family transcriptional regulator, which translates to MFNLEWYRIFWQTARHRNLTKAAGELHITQPSVSYAIKQMEEALGLKLFHRLSKGVELTEEGRALFEYVEQSFSMLDYAQKHLENLKQLNEGEIRIGASDYLIKHLLLPQLNTFHSAYPGIRIRLSHGKTPEITERLKNGEIDCAFVHMPLHDPLLNIQTLAMLEDCFVVGEAYQEIASRSLAMKEVSQLPLILFSQGSSTRVFVEQWFAAKGLSVIPDIELGSIELLAEFARLGYGAAFISRSFVQEDLHSGKLYELRLDDPLLPRSIGFAVRRDRKLSVAAEQFVQMIDAQL; encoded by the coding sequence ATGTTCAACTTGGAATGGTATCGTATTTTTTGGCAGACGGCACGTCATCGAAACTTAACAAAAGCTGCAGGGGAACTACATATTACACAGCCTTCTGTGAGTTATGCCATTAAGCAAATGGAAGAAGCCTTGGGACTGAAGCTGTTTCACAGGCTGTCCAAAGGTGTAGAGCTTACAGAAGAAGGGCGAGCGCTGTTCGAATATGTAGAACAATCCTTTTCCATGCTGGATTATGCACAGAAGCATCTTGAGAACTTGAAGCAACTAAATGAGGGAGAAATACGAATCGGGGCCAGCGATTATCTGATCAAGCATCTTTTATTACCGCAATTGAACACCTTTCATAGCGCATACCCAGGGATACGAATTCGTCTTTCACATGGAAAAACGCCAGAGATCACTGAGCGTTTAAAAAATGGTGAGATCGACTGTGCCTTTGTACATATGCCCCTCCACGACCCGCTGCTAAATATTCAAACGTTGGCTATGTTGGAGGATTGTTTTGTAGTAGGAGAAGCCTATCAAGAAATAGCGAGTCGTTCGCTAGCTATGAAAGAAGTGTCGCAGTTACCTTTAATCCTATTTTCTCAAGGGAGCAGCACAAGAGTATTTGTCGAGCAATGGTTTGCGGCTAAGGGCTTATCGGTGATACCAGATATCGAATTGGGGAGCATAGAACTGCTGGCAGAATTCGCTAGGTTAGGGTATGGGGCAGCTTTTATTAGCCGTTCTTTCGTGCAAGAGGATCTTCACAGTGGAAAACTTTATGAACTGCGCTTGGACGATCCACTTCTACCTCGCAGTATAGGCTTTGCAGTACGACGAGACAGAAAGCTGTCCGTTGCCGCTGAGCAATTCGTTCAGATGATTGATGCCCAGCTATAG
- a CDS encoding IS30 family transposase has protein sequence MGYTHLSITERSKLEVLYGLGWSSRAIGAELGRHHSVIARERKRGGKGNTYLAETAQIAYSERRQGSKSTGRFTAELAGEINEKLRLTWSPEQIAEQRRASGQPFVCFKTIYRWLYAGRLVAGEVKVLRHKGKRRKPLETRGRFLVGKTISQRPKGVRKRDSFGHWELDTVVSSRGKSRACAATFIERKTRMYLAVKMPDRTAHSMEIAFGVVASQYPQETFRTATADRGKEFACYSALEAFHGLDVYFADPYSSWQRGSNENGNGLLREFFPKGHDFAQVSDEELAHALDLINHRPRKCLGWKSAHESFMSEVSHLA, from the coding sequence ATGGGTTACACTCATCTTAGCATAACGGAGCGAAGCAAACTAGAAGTACTATACGGATTGGGATGGTCTAGTCGAGCGATTGGGGCAGAACTTGGACGTCATCACTCCGTCATTGCCAGAGAACGGAAGCGAGGAGGCAAGGGAAATACCTATCTTGCTGAGACCGCTCAGATCGCGTATAGCGAACGTCGACAAGGGAGTAAGTCGACAGGTCGTTTCACCGCGGAACTGGCCGGAGAGATCAATGAGAAACTCCGACTTACCTGGTCGCCCGAGCAGATTGCTGAACAGCGTAGAGCCAGTGGTCAACCCTTCGTATGCTTCAAGACGATCTACCGTTGGCTATATGCAGGTCGTCTGGTTGCAGGCGAAGTAAAGGTGCTACGGCATAAGGGTAAACGACGTAAACCACTGGAGACACGTGGTCGATTCCTCGTGGGGAAAACCATTAGTCAACGGCCAAAGGGAGTACGAAAGAGAGATTCCTTCGGGCACTGGGAACTAGATACGGTGGTTTCCAGCCGAGGAAAAAGCCGTGCTTGTGCCGCGACCTTTATCGAGCGCAAGACACGGATGTATCTGGCCGTAAAGATGCCCGACCGTACCGCTCATTCGATGGAGATCGCCTTTGGTGTTGTGGCTAGCCAGTATCCGCAAGAAACTTTCCGAACGGCTACTGCGGATCGAGGAAAGGAATTCGCCTGCTATAGCGCTCTGGAAGCCTTTCATGGACTGGATGTCTACTTTGCTGATCCCTACTCGTCCTGGCAACGAGGGTCTAACGAGAATGGCAACGGACTCCTTCGAGAGTTCTTTCCCAAAGGCCATGATTTTGCACAAGTTTCAGATGAGGAGCTTGCCCACGCCCTAGATCTCATCAACCACCGCCCCCGGAAATGTCTGGGGTGGAAGTCTGCTCACGAATCTTTCATGTCCGAAGTGTCGCACTTAGCTTGA
- a CDS encoding class I SAM-dependent methyltransferase: MKYLDILAKLGIGNAHPGGFTATLKQFEQYPLPIASRILEVGCGTGRTSCYLAAQGHDVIGIDIHPDMISKAKMRAEKENASIQFLVGDASSLPFPNESFDVILVESVSIFTDTDKAFSEYYRVLRTGGKLFDREMIQYKPMSTEIIQEITTFYHVEKLWDLSDWSALVNTIGFYHSQIDGPFLFPKSNEDLIEHPDHYQQMDVDSFLDHTIWEVIGKYNRIMDSYHQYIGFILFIGTK; the protein is encoded by the coding sequence ATGAAATATTTGGATATACTAGCTAAATTAGGTATTGGGAATGCTCATCCTGGAGGGTTTACTGCAACTTTAAAGCAATTCGAACAATATCCTCTACCAATTGCCTCCCGAATACTTGAAGTTGGTTGTGGCACAGGCAGGACATCTTGTTATTTAGCTGCGCAGGGTCATGATGTAATAGGTATAGATATTCACCCAGATATGATCTCAAAAGCAAAAATGCGGGCTGAAAAAGAGAATGCTTCAATTCAATTCTTAGTAGGAGACGCAAGTTCGCTTCCTTTTCCTAACGAATCATTTGATGTGATTCTTGTTGAGTCTGTATCCATATTCACTGATACAGATAAGGCATTTTCGGAATATTATAGGGTTTTGCGGACTGGAGGCAAACTTTTTGACAGAGAAATGATCCAATATAAACCAATGTCTACAGAAATCATTCAAGAGATTACTACATTTTATCATGTTGAAAAGTTATGGGACCTTAGTGATTGGTCAGCATTAGTAAATACAATAGGATTCTATCATTCACAGATAGATGGTCCCTTCTTGTTTCCTAAGTCAAATGAGGATCTTATAGAGCATCCAGACCATTATCAACAAATGGATGTTGATTCCTTTCTTGACCACACCATCTGGGAAGTAATAGGTAAGTACAACAGAATAATGGACAGTTATCATCAATACATCGGATTTATTCTATTTATTGGAACTAAATAA
- a CDS encoding sporulation protein YjcZ: MSCGVGGRFTSTGEILVLYILLVIVLSACFFV, encoded by the coding sequence ATGAGTTGTGGAGTTGGAGGAAGATTCACTTCTACTGGAGAAATATTGGTTCTTTATATTTTATTGGTAATTGTATTATCTGCTTGTTTCTTTGTATAA
- a CDS encoding sodium-dependent transporter, which produces MNQFKGGKNLISEKNERFSSAGFIFAAIGSSVGLGNMWKFPYITGENGGAAFFLLFIVCLLLIGLPVLLAELAIGRSGRGSAATAFIRSGGGKGWLAVGFLQVLAPFLILSFYIIVAGWTLNYAMIAFNGQLFSSSNYAGEFNTFISGYMPIVWQGIAILITAGIVILGVSGGIEKFNKVLIPGLVVLLIVLMIRAVTLPGANEGVAFFLKPDFSVLTAESALVALGHAFFSLSLGMGILLTYGSYVDKKQSLGTAAFAIGAGDLLYAFIAGLIIFPTTFSFGIAPDQGPSLIFIALPAAFSAMPFGAFFGGLFFILLAIAALTSAVSLLEVPVSFAMERFNWSRKRSVWILSLVCFLLSIPSAMSLGMFPELAFGGKALFDWMDFITSNIMLPLGGLLVTIFAGYFWKGAAEAAGLSARWFRVWLFMLRYVAPILVFLVLLHTSGILSF; this is translated from the coding sequence ATGAATCAATTTAAAGGTGGGAAAAATCTTATCTCGGAGAAGAACGAGCGTTTCTCTTCCGCCGGCTTTATTTTCGCAGCCATCGGTAGCTCAGTAGGTTTAGGTAATATGTGGAAATTTCCTTATATTACAGGAGAAAATGGAGGAGCGGCGTTCTTCCTTCTCTTCATTGTATGTTTGTTGTTGATTGGTTTACCCGTTCTGTTGGCAGAGCTGGCTATTGGCCGGAGCGGACGTGGAAGCGCGGCCACCGCGTTTATACGATCCGGAGGCGGGAAGGGCTGGTTGGCAGTTGGATTTCTGCAAGTCCTTGCACCGTTTCTAATTCTTTCCTTTTATATTATTGTTGCAGGGTGGACACTGAACTACGCGATGATTGCATTCAATGGACAACTGTTCAGTTCTAGTAATTATGCAGGTGAATTCAACACCTTTATCTCAGGATATATGCCGATTGTTTGGCAGGGGATAGCCATCCTTATTACGGCGGGTATAGTCATCCTTGGAGTATCGGGCGGAATTGAGAAATTTAATAAAGTATTAATTCCTGGCCTCGTCGTCCTTCTTATTGTGTTAATGATTCGCGCTGTAACCTTACCGGGTGCAAACGAAGGAGTAGCCTTTTTCCTCAAACCGGACTTTTCAGTGCTGACGGCTGAATCTGCGCTAGTCGCATTGGGACATGCCTTCTTTTCATTGTCGCTCGGAATGGGGATTCTCCTGACTTACGGATCATATGTTGATAAAAAACAATCACTGGGTACCGCTGCATTTGCAATCGGTGCAGGAGATTTGTTATATGCTTTTATCGCAGGGCTGATTATTTTTCCGACGACATTCTCATTTGGCATTGCTCCCGACCAAGGTCCTTCTCTGATTTTTATCGCTTTGCCTGCGGCTTTCTCGGCTATGCCTTTCGGTGCGTTCTTCGGTGGTCTGTTCTTTATCTTGCTGGCAATCGCCGCTTTAACCTCTGCCGTATCCCTTCTTGAAGTGCCTGTATCCTTCGCGATGGAGCGCTTTAATTGGAGCCGGAAACGTTCAGTTTGGATTTTGTCTCTAGTATGTTTCCTACTCAGTATTCCTTCGGCGATGTCACTGGGAATGTTCCCTGAGCTAGCATTTGGCGGCAAAGCGCTATTCGATTGGATGGACTTTATTACCTCTAACATTATGTTACCGCTTGGCGGTCTGCTGGTTACTATCTTTGCCGGTTATTTCTGGAAAGGTGCAGCGGAAGCGGCTGGACTTTCGGCACGATGGTTCCGCGTTTGGTTGTTTATGCTCCGGTATGTTGCGCCGATTCTGGTGTTCCTGGTGTTGCTCCATACCTCGGGAATTCTTTCCTTTTAA
- a CDS encoding carbohydrate ABC transporter permease produces the protein MYHKTIPYRIFSIINNVCLTILSVLCLLPLYHLLMVSLSSSAPANAGLVTFWPIDFTLEAYAKTFNNVNFLTSLWVSVQRTVLGTALALVVNTVAAYALSKETRVFRARNVYLWYFVVTMLFSGGLIPSYILVLKLGLMNSLMALILPGLVAVFNIILLLNFFRSVPKDLEEAAFIDGAGHFQTFIKIYLPVSVPVIATISLFLMVGHWNAYFDGIIYIRDADKLPLATFMQTIIVQADMSKLDPTAVANLSQRTIRASQIFISALPILLVYPFLQRYFVTGIVVGAVKE, from the coding sequence ATGTACCATAAAACAATTCCATATCGAATATTCAGTATAATCAATAATGTGTGCCTGACTATCCTTTCGGTGCTCTGCTTGCTACCTTTGTATCACTTACTCATGGTATCTCTAAGCTCTTCCGCACCTGCTAATGCTGGATTAGTCACATTCTGGCCGATTGACTTTACTCTTGAAGCCTATGCAAAGACGTTTAATAATGTCAATTTCCTTACCTCTTTGTGGGTGTCTGTACAGCGGACAGTACTCGGAACTGCACTTGCACTAGTAGTAAATACGGTTGCAGCTTATGCGCTGTCTAAGGAAACACGAGTCTTTCGTGCACGCAACGTCTATCTTTGGTATTTTGTCGTTACCATGCTGTTCAGCGGTGGTTTGATTCCGAGTTATATCCTAGTTCTGAAGCTTGGACTAATGAATTCATTGATGGCGCTTATTCTTCCTGGATTAGTTGCTGTATTTAACATCATTTTGCTTCTGAATTTCTTCCGTTCCGTACCTAAGGATCTTGAGGAAGCAGCTTTTATTGATGGAGCAGGGCACTTTCAGACCTTTATAAAAATATATTTACCGGTCTCCGTACCTGTTATCGCGACAATTTCTCTATTCCTTATGGTAGGACACTGGAACGCTTACTTTGACGGTATCATCTATATTAGAGATGCAGACAAGCTTCCGCTAGCGACGTTTATGCAGACAATTATCGTTCAGGCAGATATGTCTAAGCTTGATCCGACAGCTGTTGCTAATTTGTCTCAACGAACCATTCGGGCCTCGCAGATTTTCATAAGCGCATTGCCAATTCTATTGGTTTATCCTTTCTTGCAACGTTACTTTGTAACTGGGATTGTGGTTGGCGCTGTAAAAGAATAA
- a CDS encoding ABC transporter permease subunit: MEAKLEVNSIQQASLESQPSKKRKKGFNQPWSLHLMVLPAAIMVFIFSYIPMSGILMAFQDYKPALGFFDSEWVGLKHFRYMWENDYFLQITWNTLFFACSKIVLNLIIPFIFALLLNEVRNMGLKRSIQTLVYLPHFLSWVTLSGILIDILAQTGIVNQFLTSVFGIKPIFFLGDGNWFRFTIIASDVWKEFGFNTIIFLAALSGINPSLYEAAEVDGAGRWKQTMYITIPALIPIAIVIATLALGNVLNANFDQIFNLYSPLVYQQGDIIDTFVYREGLLSGQFSFATAVNLFKSVISLVLIVVSYRLAYRFAGYRIF, encoded by the coding sequence ATGGAGGCTAAGTTGGAGGTTAACTCGATACAGCAGGCGAGCCTAGAAAGTCAGCCGAGTAAAAAAAGAAAAAAAGGCTTTAATCAACCATGGAGTCTCCATTTAATGGTGTTGCCGGCGGCAATTATGGTTTTTATTTTTTCTTATATTCCGATGTCCGGAATTCTTATGGCATTTCAAGACTATAAACCTGCACTAGGTTTTTTTGATTCCGAGTGGGTCGGACTTAAGCATTTTAGGTACATGTGGGAGAATGATTATTTCCTGCAAATCACATGGAATACGTTGTTTTTTGCATGCTCCAAGATTGTTTTGAATTTGATTATTCCGTTCATCTTCGCCTTGTTGCTTAATGAGGTACGGAATATGGGCCTTAAAAGAAGCATTCAAACACTCGTTTATCTTCCGCACTTTCTGTCTTGGGTTACACTTTCAGGGATTCTCATTGATATCCTTGCTCAGACAGGTATTGTCAATCAATTCCTCACATCTGTATTCGGCATCAAGCCGATTTTCTTTCTAGGGGATGGCAACTGGTTCAGGTTCACTATCATTGCTAGTGATGTCTGGAAAGAGTTTGGTTTCAATACGATCATCTTTCTAGCGGCACTTTCGGGTATAAATCCATCGCTCTATGAAGCTGCTGAAGTGGATGGAGCGGGGCGCTGGAAACAAACGATGTATATTACAATTCCTGCGTTGATTCCAATCGCTATTGTTATCGCAACCTTGGCACTAGGTAATGTGCTCAACGCTAACTTCGACCAGATCTTTAACTTGTACAGTCCATTGGTCTATCAACAGGGAGATATCATAGATACCTTCGTGTACAGAGAAGGTCTTCTCAGCGGACAGTTCAGTTTCGCAACCGCAGTTAATCTATTCAAATCGGTAATCAGCTTGGTCTTAATCGTTGTCTCTTACCGGCTAGCTTATAGATTTGCAGGGTACAGAATTTTCTAG
- a CDS encoding histidine kinase: MNLWKRFTKLRGNLQSRFSLFAKINSLIIILFIPIIIMYTFSNKVTFEVVSKELQTSNTKQLTFLSNQIDSRINQMMDFTLILSRDPNVRAFNGLNMWDDRYDQMQTRYIIQEKMVLQTGVTDIWPTRYAVHSQQNKDVIANYDRPAGYDEDYLKANMSGKWTYGDHSVESQGDLKSFYWFFTDSLAQPGTLTGSSLVIEASFSYKNIQNMLDSYKAGGQGNPFFYHKGDKPILNRSADKQLSDELIRYLDNHSPENTTQDVVKLDGKNYLVSSVKSSSLDWHLIDVVPLYQILKPISLSRDLFYISMILLLGVGIFSSILLYRNVQSPIKKLISGLRHVEQGDYSIRLHSNEKNEFSFLFRRFNDMSHQIQDLIENVFNEKIRAREATLKQLQAQINPHFLYNCLGYIINMAQMKDEDAVVSMAYNLSAYYRYTTRMERETASLDEEIKLLVNYLDIQKLRNGRIEYHIDIPKDMLSQSVPRLMLQPMVENSVIHGVAKSYSSGEIKITGEKSNGFCKIYIDDDGPGLNPGQLEALNRKMQQPLQEEMGCGLWNTNQRIIHLFGNHSSLAFKPSPLGGFRTEIIWEIPSEDESYKLKNHQGD; encoded by the coding sequence ATGAATTTATGGAAGCGCTTTACAAAACTTAGAGGAAACTTACAATCTCGATTTAGTCTGTTTGCCAAAATAAACAGCTTGATCATAATCTTGTTCATTCCCATCATTATCATGTATACCTTTTCAAATAAAGTCACCTTCGAGGTTGTAAGCAAAGAGTTGCAAACGTCCAATACGAAACAACTCACTTTTCTATCCAATCAGATTGATTCGCGAATTAATCAGATGATGGATTTCACCCTTATTCTTTCAAGAGATCCCAACGTCAGGGCATTCAACGGATTAAATATGTGGGATGATCGATATGATCAGATGCAGACAAGGTATATTATTCAGGAAAAGATGGTGCTTCAGACTGGGGTTACAGATATTTGGCCTACCAGATACGCCGTTCATTCACAGCAGAATAAAGATGTCATCGCCAATTACGACAGACCTGCTGGGTATGATGAGGATTATTTAAAAGCAAATATGAGTGGAAAATGGACGTATGGTGATCATAGCGTGGAATCTCAAGGCGATCTAAAATCCTTTTACTGGTTCTTTACGGATTCCTTAGCTCAGCCGGGGACTTTAACGGGAAGTAGCTTAGTCATTGAAGCCAGTTTCAGTTATAAGAACATTCAGAACATGCTAGATTCGTATAAAGCAGGTGGGCAAGGCAATCCGTTCTTCTATCACAAAGGGGATAAACCGATCCTGAACCGCAGCGCGGACAAGCAGCTATCAGATGAACTAATTCGTTATCTAGATAACCACTCTCCGGAAAATACAACCCAGGATGTAGTGAAACTGGATGGAAAGAACTATTTGGTCAGCTCTGTGAAGTCATCCTCTTTGGATTGGCATTTAATAGATGTTGTCCCTCTATATCAAATTCTCAAACCGATTTCTCTCAGTCGAGATTTATTCTATATCTCTATGATTCTGCTGTTAGGAGTGGGAATTTTCTCTTCGATTTTACTATATAGAAACGTTCAATCTCCCATCAAAAAGCTAATTAGTGGCTTACGGCACGTAGAGCAGGGAGACTATTCCATACGGCTTCATAGCAATGAGAAAAATGAGTTTTCGTTTCTGTTCCGTCGTTTTAATGACATGTCCCATCAAATTCAAGACCTGATAGAAAATGTATTTAATGAAAAGATCCGAGCTCGAGAAGCTACCCTGAAGCAGCTTCAAGCTCAAATCAATCCACATTTTCTCTATAACTGTCTTGGTTATATTATCAATATGGCCCAAATGAAAGATGAGGACGCTGTCGTCTCTATGGCTTATAATTTAAGTGCCTACTATCGTTATACCACCCGAATGGAACGGGAGACGGCTTCTTTGGATGAAGAAATCAAGCTCTTGGTCAACTATTTGGATATCCAGAAACTGCGCAATGGCAGAATTGAATATCATATTGATATTCCTAAGGATATGCTTAGCCAGTCTGTGCCACGCCTAATGCTTCAACCGATGGTGGAGAATTCTGTAATTCACGGAGTAGCGAAGTCTTATTCATCAGGTGAGATCAAAATTACTGGTGAGAAGTCAAACGGTTTCTGCAAAATTTATATTGATGACGATGGTCCCGGCTTGAATCCGGGTCAGCTAGAAGCATTAAATCGTAAAATGCAGCAGCCTTTGCAGGAGGAAATGGGTTGTGGTCTTTGGAATACGAATCAGCGGATCATTCACCTGTTTGGCAATCATTCAAGTCTGGCATTCAAGCCATCCCCTCTCGGTGGATTCCGAACAGAGATTATCTGGGAAATCCCATCTGAGGATGAAAGTTATAAATTAAAGAACCATCAAGGAGACTAA
- a CDS encoding response regulator, whose translation MQMIIVDDEAHWVDNLSMTKPWHTLGIEHVHKAYSAREALQIIDTHPIDIVISDIQMPEMTGIELIERIRKHNKKIKCIILSGHSEFDYAKKALQNKTVDYLLKPPTDDELLGAVKNAINQLNAEWELISSLKRTQFTLRENLPVLRGRLLLDALQGHRFQAGEWERKLASYNLPFHSGECALMLVRMEEEFGEFDNTDQTDQTLIEYAIINMAEEIMGEFMEVWGVKEEHGYLVFLLQLKEKGTDLGKESILEKLSLQLQYKVKQFLKGSLSIVITEWFKFPEQLSNRFRQASSSFRQIVGDEREFIMRVSDLELPSAHGPLDALYTPPTLIHLLESGHWDAAEEKLLAVCAELDEKWSESWEHCMEAGFLITASFTNLAHRNGHTLANLMGTDIEALQSGDAFTSISKLRKWSLSVLANLKEGTSNEIKDIRSEYVKKIQDYTDKNLHDDVSLRVLADHVNLHPTHLSKIYKIETGEGISDYISRLRMDRACHKLKTTSKKVYEISMEIGYMDPAYFIKVFKRQFGVTPQEYRDTK comes from the coding sequence ATGCAGATGATCATAGTAGACGATGAAGCACACTGGGTAGATAATCTTTCCATGACTAAACCCTGGCATACACTAGGAATCGAACATGTGCATAAAGCTTATTCAGCACGTGAAGCGCTACAAATTATTGATACGCATCCCATTGATATTGTAATTTCAGATATTCAAATGCCAGAAATGACAGGAATCGAATTGATAGAGCGGATAAGAAAACACAATAAAAAAATAAAATGTATTATATTATCCGGACATTCAGAATTCGATTATGCCAAAAAAGCACTCCAGAACAAGACCGTGGATTATTTACTTAAACCGCCAACTGATGATGAATTGCTCGGAGCAGTCAAAAATGCGATCAATCAATTGAACGCAGAATGGGAGCTCATAAGTTCTCTTAAGCGAACCCAATTCACCCTCCGGGAGAATCTTCCAGTTTTGCGGGGGCGATTGCTGCTTGATGCCTTACAAGGTCATCGATTTCAAGCCGGCGAATGGGAACGTAAGCTTGCGAGCTACAATCTGCCCTTCCATTCCGGAGAATGCGCTTTGATGCTTGTCCGAATGGAAGAAGAATTTGGAGAATTCGATAATACCGATCAAACCGATCAAACCTTGATTGAATATGCAATCATTAATATGGCTGAAGAGATTATGGGTGAATTTATGGAGGTCTGGGGCGTTAAGGAGGAACATGGATATCTTGTGTTTCTGCTTCAGCTTAAAGAAAAAGGAACCGACCTCGGAAAAGAATCCATATTAGAGAAGCTCTCTTTACAACTTCAGTATAAAGTTAAGCAATTCTTGAAAGGTTCACTATCCATTGTAATCACGGAATGGTTCAAGTTTCCTGAGCAGCTATCGAATCGTTTCCGTCAAGCCTCATCCTCTTTCCGTCAAATTGTCGGAGATGAGCGAGAATTCATTATGCGGGTCAGTGACTTGGAACTTCCTTCAGCGCACGGGCCCTTGGATGCTCTTTATACCCCTCCCACTTTGATTCATCTACTAGAGAGTGGACATTGGGATGCGGCTGAAGAGAAATTACTTGCCGTCTGTGCAGAACTGGATGAGAAATGGTCTGAATCCTGGGAGCATTGCATGGAGGCTGGCTTTTTAATTACGGCCTCCTTCACGAATCTCGCACATCGCAATGGTCATACGCTGGCAAACTTAATGGGGACCGATATCGAAGCGTTGCAGAGTGGGGATGCTTTTACCAGCATTAGTAAACTAAGAAAATGGTCGTTAAGTGTTCTAGCCAATCTAAAAGAAGGAACGTCCAACGAAATCAAAGACATACGTTCAGAGTATGTAAAGAAAATTCAAGATTATACGGATAAGAACCTACATGATGATGTATCATTACGTGTTCTGGCTGACCATGTAAATCTCCATCCGACGCATTTATCAAAAATTTATAAGATTGAAACGGGTGAAGGAATTAGCGATTATATCTCGCGTTTACGGATGGATCGTGCCTGTCATAAGCTGAAGACCACCTCTAAAAAAGTCTATGAAATCAGCATGGAGATTGGCTATATGGACCCTGCTTATTTTATCAAAGTATTCAAACGGCAGTTTGGGGTAACGCCGCAGGAATATAGGGACACAAAATAA